One part of the Ursus arctos isolate Adak ecotype North America unplaced genomic scaffold, UrsArc2.0 scaffold_16, whole genome shotgun sequence genome encodes these proteins:
- the LOC130543846 gene encoding uncharacterized protein LOC130543846, with translation MLRLREGTMERFVQSLVPSFPDGSISTTSTIFCMYEMFTSATQVLGQQFNRTLSPFLGTWPDQNLQAIYQSLGRDRVEIKVAYVHGAMVLKWHAWDLTNHVPLLLMQRELLALTEAEVEGKGDGKLGRLTGMRFMGWVFLSRPWGLSWFCKGIRKVSDVDEPFSVSCPSASSRAPSSGRARNRASYRARGDPGSVSTVTCGVRASLPSVSCSRTATRAPIFCMCAGC, from the exons atgctgaggctccgagaaggcacaatggagcgtttcgtacagtccctggtgccatccttcccagatgggagcatctcaaccacctcaacgatcttctgcatgtatgagatgttcacttcagccacacaggtcctgggccagcagttcaatcg caccctgtctcccttcttgggtacctggcctgaccagaatttgcaggctatctatcagtccctgggccgtgaccgtgtcgagatcaaggtggcctatgtgcatggggccatggttctgaagtggcatgcctgggacctgacaaaccatgtcccccttctcctgatgcagcgggaacttctggcgctcactgaggcagaggtggagggtaagggggatggcaagctgggaaggctaactgggatgcggttcatgggctgggtattcctttcaaggccatggggtctgtcctggttttgcaaaggcatccggaaagtcagtgatgtggatgaacctttctctgtctcctgccccagtgccagctccagggctccttccagcggcagagccaggaacagggcctcctatagagctagaggcgaccccggctctgtgtcaactgtcacctgcggtgtcagagccagcctcccctccgtcagctgttccagaactgcaacccgtgctcccatcttctgcatgtgtgccgggtgctga
- the LOC130543850 gene encoding ral guanine nucleotide dissociation stimulator-like, translating to MTARDRAMVVEHWIKVAKACQTLRNYSSLRAILSALQSVSIHRLENTWGKVSRKPLRIFQKLCSKDTAQGRNLLIKERPSNRFATLVMALRGAQKRMQKKGVVPFLGTFLTELVMLDTAMEDYLEVGEPEDCGGGTRIRRFGSRTPLY from the exons atgacagcccgggacagggccatggtggtggagcactggatcaaggtggccaag gcctgtcaaaccctgaggaactactcgtccttacgtgccatcctctcggctctgcagagtgtctccattcaccgcctcgagaacacgtgggggaaggtttccag gaagccattgaggatctttcaaaagctgtgcagcaaggacaccgcacagggcaggaacctgctcatcaag gaACGACCGTCCAAcagatttgccaccctggtgatggccctccggggagcccagaagaggatgcagaagaag ggtgtcgtgcctttccttggcactttcctcaccgagctggtgatgttagataccgccatggaggactatctggaggtgggtgagcctgaggattgtgggggagggaccagaatccggaggtttgggagcagaacgcccctgtactga